GGcatattaaataatgaaatttttagCTATAGATTCCAAAATTAGTAgcacaaaatatttcttttcattttgaaagggAAGAGGTATAAATTACATTGCTGGTGATAGCACCAGTAACTGTGATGGACTAAAACTGTTTTcatttaaatgctttaaaaaaatgcgTGCAGAATTAAAACTTCAAAAGTTTATCATATTTTGTCAGGTGTTGAACCATTGATCCATTGTATATTATCTTCCCTGTggaaatatacttttttctcGTGAGAGTTACAGGGCAATCTGGAGTCTGTTTGTTACTCCTATTCTACCCCTTTGTGCTTATATAGAGATGAGTCTTTTGGAATCAACCTTGATAGAGTTGTTTTTCTtagctttaaaagaaatgaaagagatggATCATAAAGTTTACCCACCAACATCAGTCCCTGACCTGAACCCAAACCAGTCTGCCACAATGAAGTTTTTCTTAGCTTTGCAACCCAAACTGAGATCTTCATTATTTAAACTGTAAAATACGAATGCATTTTTAATCATAGATGAAGCAGGAAGCCTGAGACAATTTAAgaccttttcttttctgttctttctagtTGATCCAAGAAACTACCTCTCTCAGGAAAACAAACAGCTCACAGAAGCTTTTCTTCCATTggcaactgatttttttttctttttacagatttaattttttgtagtgCAAGGTAATAAGAAATCTGTTTTCTCTAGAAGTCCCTTTTGTCTGCAAAAAGTTGTTTGAGAGCACTGGGGAAAGCTAATCAGTGACCTCTGTTCACCTCCTTTCTAgctttccctctccctttcctcccaaAGCTGAGGTGTGTCACTGCTGAACTGAGGCTGATGAAGAGACTCGAGCACTCTCTGGGATGCTCAGCTGTGACAGAAGCACTGATACTGTCTACCAAAGCAGTTTCTGAGACACTCATTTGCAGAGTTTAACAGATGCTGGGCAACGCACCTGCTTGCTGTAGCCAAGTCTGCAGAGTCCCTTAATTCCAAGCCATGAACGAATCCAGGTGGACTGAATGGAGGATCCTGAACATGAGCAGTGGCACTGTCAATGTGTCAGAACGCCACTCCTGCCCACTTGGATTTGGCCACTACAGTGCAGTGGATGTCTGCATCTTTGAGACAATAGTTATTGTCTTGCTGACATTTCTAATCATTGCTGGGAATTTAACAGTCATCTTTGTCTTTCATTGTGCTCCACTCTTACATCATTATACTACTAGCTATTTTATTCAGACGATGGCATATGCTGATCTCTTCGTTGGAGTTAGCTGCTTGGTTCCTACTCTCTCACTTCTCCACTACTCCACAGGTGTCCATGAGTCATTGACTTGCCAGATTTTTGGATATATCAtctcagttttaaaaagtgtttctatGGCATGTCTTGCTTGCATCAGTGTGGATCGCTATCTTGCAATAACCAAGCCTCTTTCCTACAATCAATTGGTCACTCCTTGTCGCCTGAGAATTTGCATCATTTTGATCTGGATCTACTCGTGCTtaattttcttgccttctttttttgGCTGGGGGAAACCTGGTTACCACGGTGACATTTTTGAATGGTGTGCCACCTCTTGGCTCACCAGTGCCTATTTTACCGgctttattgtttgtttactttATGCTCCTGCTGCCTTTATTGTCTGCTTCACttactttcacattttcaaaatttgcCGGCAGCACACCAGAGAGATAAATGACCGAAGGGCCCGATTCCCTAGCCACGAGGTAGATGCTTCTAGAGAGACTGGACACAGCCCTGATCGTCGCTATGCCATGGTTTTGTTTAGGATAACCAGTGTATTTTACATGCTGTGGCTCCCCTATATCATTTACTTTCTTCTAGAAAGCTCCCGTGTCTTGGACAATCCGACACTGTCCTTCTTAACAACCTGGCTTGCTATAAGTAATAGTTTTTGTAACTGTGTCATATACAGCCTGTCCAACAGTGTTTTCCGGCTAGGCCTCCGAAGACTGTCAGAGACAATGTGCAcatcatgtatgtgtgtgaaagATCAGGAAGCACGAGACCCCAAACCTAGGAAACAGGCTAATTCCTGCTCCATTTGAAGAGAACTACACAGTAAATCAAATATAACCTAACAGTGGTTTTGGATCGTATTCTTGATTCATCTGGAAACTTGCCATCAGAGAAATATTTACTTGAATAGTTGACTATGAATTGAAGGATGAACCTAaaagtatctttctttctttctttcttttttttttttttttactttttcatgaaaaaaactaaaaataaggaTGTATAGAGAATAATCTCATGAGGTAATTATAGTGTGTGAGTATAAATGTGCAGTAATAGGAAAACTGAAGCACTGAGGGTGAGAAAAGTCTCAAATCTACAGGACATGAGCAGCCTCTCGGTG
The sequence above is drawn from the Cynocephalus volans isolate mCynVol1 chromosome 8, mCynVol1.pri, whole genome shotgun sequence genome and encodes:
- the GPR52 gene encoding G-protein coupled receptor 52, with protein sequence MNESRWTEWRILNMSSGTVNVSERHSCPLGFGHYSAVDVCIFETIVIVLLTFLIIAGNLTVIFVFHCAPLLHHYTTSYFIQTMAYADLFVGVSCLVPTLSLLHYSTGVHESLTCQIFGYIISVLKSVSMACLACISVDRYLAITKPLSYNQLVTPCRLRICIILIWIYSCLIFLPSFFGWGKPGYHGDIFEWCATSWLTSAYFTGFIVCLLYAPAAFIVCFTYFHIFKICRQHTREINDRRARFPSHEVDASRETGHSPDRRYAMVLFRITSVFYMLWLPYIIYFLLESSRVLDNPTLSFLTTWLAISNSFCNCVIYSLSNSVFRLGLRRLSETMCTSCMCVKDQEARDPKPRKQANSCSI